cctctctccgaGGCTCTGCAAGGGGCTTCCCACGGGCTCTcggcctcctttgggcatccctGCTCTGGCGTGGGCTcctccccaggctgcaggggggtctctgctccatcctggactcatccacaggtcacaggcccttcagctcaaGTTCACACTGAGTTCCAGCCTGTCCAGTGCAGCAGCAATTCCCGGGCCTCCTGCCAGTCCGGGCACATCGCCGGGGCTGTTGCCCAACGttcccaggcacagcacagtGAGGTGATCAGAgctgagcagctcagcagcagtgacagcaacGAGCAGCCACTAAGGAGCACCAGATTCTGACAGACAGCCAGGAGCTCcagacagcaccagcagctgtaaattccagcagcacatcccaatCCCACCTGTCAGTATCtccaacactcccagctccaCGCTGGACACCAACAAAGGCTGTTGTGGTTTCATCCCATccagcccccaagcccctcccaGCCACTTCTCActccccaccagcaggatcagagagagaactgggaggggaaaagctggaaaactcatgggttgacataaagacagtttaataaggaCAAGCAAAAcctgcacacacaagcaaaacaaggaattcattccctgcttcccatggtTGGGCAGGTGgtcagcacctccaggagagcagggccccatcccacagaacagtgacttgggaagacaaactcCATCACTCCAAAggtccccccttcctccttctctcccccacTTTATATCCTGAGCATGATGTTGACACTATTGTCTGGTTCAAAGGTGtggggtggagtccccactgTCTGGGTTGCCCATGTATTAGTCAGGCACAGGTGCAACTCAGTTCTTAACACAACAGAAGGAGAATTAAGGAATGACACTGCAAAGGTtattggtgtgacaggggttaaattaggaaaataatcaTTGGTTTCTCTATTTGCCAAACTCCCCTAAACCTTTGCTAGGAAGAGATTGATTGGAAAACTTgaggcagaaattaaatttaaaaatgggCACACTGAAATTGTAATTGCTGAGACTAAATATgttgaagcagcagctcttcttgAGCAGGAAATAACTCCAGTTAGCAGCAACATCCCAAGGGAAGCTGAAGATGCAGTTGTTCCTATCGTGTGGGCCAgtgggattctatgaaaatcaggaaaggCAGCACCTGTAAGAATTACCCTTAAGCCCTTAAGGGTAATTACCCTTAAGAATTACCTTACTGATAAGGCAAAAGCAGAATCCTTTGAAATTAGAAAGCCAAGTTGGATTGGTTCCAGTAGCACACAAATTTGCTAAGCATGATTTGCTTGTAGACTGGGAATACAAGTACCCATTAAGAAAGCAAATGGGAAAGATTATTGATTAgggcaggacctgagagaactCCCTTAAATGATAACCTGTAATCATTTACAGTTTTAGATTTACAAGATGTCTTTTCCTGCATCcccttgagcaaggaaagccaagaaatcTTTGTTTAGGAATGAGACAATCCAGAAACtgtgaaggaggagaagaagccACCTGACTCCTCCCCGAGCCATGAACAGTTCATGAAGTGCCTTCTTGGGAACGGCAGGATGGTGTTGACTCTGGATTGCTCACTATGGACTTTGGTAAGACCATTAGATGAGCTTTTAAACACAGCCTGTAAGAATTTCCTCGCCTGGACAGACAGTGCAAGAGCAGCCTTTAAACAGCCAAAGCATTTCCTGATGAGAGCCCcggctctgggtctgccagatcTCTCAAAATCATTTGAACTGTTTACCTATGAGAGACAGAATGTTGCTCTGGGAGTGCTTGCACAATTTCCTGGGCATCAGTGAAGAGCCAAGGCCTATTCCAGCCAAAAACCCTGACTGGGAATTGTACACAATGGAAACAGCTTTGTTTGGGAGGGAAAACGAGTGACAGGGTGTGCAGTGACCACTCCAGACAAGGGAATCGAATCTTGGCCTCCCCAACGACTGTCTCTGCTCAGAAAGCAGAACTAACTGCTCTTAGCCCTGGACTTAAGGAAAAAGGGCAACATTTGGCATTGAAAACTTTCTCTGAAACTGGAAACCATTTTGCTGACAAATCtgcaaaagaagcagcagaaaaagacATTCTGGCTTTAGTCCCAGAAAAGGAGGTCATGTTACCTAAAATTGCCCCAAAGTACAATAAAAAAGGACTTTCAGTGAATGGAATTGCTCAAAGCTGACTTTCAAGGTACAGGATGGGCTGTCACCCCTACAGGGCAGGTGACAGCCCCACCTataaatatgggaaaaaaatatgtaaaaagagCATGAAAGAACCCAAACACTAGCAATAAAATAACTGTAGGAGTcacaaaagctggaaatctTCCTGGAGATTATCTGCAAATAGTTTTTACTGAGTTACCCCGGAAAGAAGGATATTGGTACATTTTTAGTGCTAGTTGATACCTTTAGTGGATGGCCAGAGCTCTGTCCTTATTGCACCAATAATGCAAGAGAAGTACTGAAGGTTCTCTTAAACTGCATTATTCCCAGGTTCAGAATTCCTCTAGGAATGTCATCAGATAAAGGATCAGATTTTATTGCAGCAGTGGGACACAAGACAAGTAACATTTGCCAGGAAACCTCAAGGACATCGGTGCAGGCCCTGCCTATGGCATTGCTGAGAATTCAGGGtcagcctgggagaagagactatTTAAGCCCCTATGAACTAATGGACACTTTAGGATCCACCCTGCAGAAACTCCAGAGATTCGTGGTGACACCTTGGCCAgtggattggacgccccagcctATCTGTCCCTGCCTGGCCATTGGGTCCACGTCAAATGGGGGGACTCTGAGCCCCCTCAGGCAAAGGGGAAAGGCCCTTTCCAGGCTTTGTTGACCCCATTTACAGCAGTTACAATTCCAAAGAAGGACCTTGGACACACTATCCTCGAGTTAAGAAAGCTCCATTTGATTGGAAAGGCCAACAGACTGAACCATAAAAATTATAATCCATGTTTGTGTATTATCTTGCATTATGATTTAATGCTGTAGCTGTTGTAGTCACTTATGGTTCAAAGTATGCTTTGAATAATGAGACATTGGCCTAATGGCCAAGTCTTAAGAAAAACAGGGGAGTGATATTTGAGTTTTGAGATGTAACAAGGACTAAGCTTCTGCAGCAGAATGTACCATAGAAACTCCACAGAGCTGATGCAAGGGATTTAAAGGTACTAACCAAGCAAAGTAATGAAACAAtgaagaagggaactgaggcagcagccaagcaatACTGAGTAACTCAGGTGAATTGTCTTAAAGAAGTTCATAAGGTGGTCACTTAGAACTTTGGGGGCTCCAGACACAGACGACCATGAGACACTCACGATGAAGCCCCTCAGAGACCTTATAAGGATATGCATATATGCTAATAAGTGTTGGGAAATGTCATGAATACATAACAGGAATGCCCCTACAGTGGggaatgaaaaatgaataatCATGTAACGCTGAcatatcagctgcagtggagacaccTCTGTGTGCACTTTGGGAACTGATTCCCAGGGCACCCGATGTGTGTGACCGTGCAGCACATCGTAATAAAGAATGTCTGCTGCTAAAACTCACCAACTGGGTCCTAGAGGTTTCTTTAAGAGACAATTTTAGGCAACAGGTGGCCCCTCAGGAGCCCCCCAGTGGGGTGACACAAGGAGGACTCATGGGGGTCCGAATTCTTGATCCATCTTGGAGGCCAGTTATGCCCATCTCACCCCCAACCTCGGCCCCAACCCCTGCCCTGCATGTTCCCCTCAAAGCCCCCCTCATTTGCTGCCCATGGGCAAAGGAactgcccagggacagagggGGGGAACACCCACCCCCCAAGAGGAcaggctgggtttggagccagAGAAGGGAAGAGGCCCCTCAGAAGCAGAtcctgccagcagggacagtgCTTTGGATCAGGGTAATGTCCTCCCTTACACAACTGGCTCAGGGGGAAAACTCCccctggggaaggactgggacaTTCCCACGTCGCCTGGAAGTTTTCATCCCTTCTCAGGGGCCACAACTGGCTCAACCACAGATGTGAGAGGCAGGGTGATGTGTGAGAAGGGGCCTCAAACCATCAAGGACCCCCAAAGTGCCCCGTGATCCCCAGGGTTACATCAGACAGTGTAAAACTGCTCCCAGGGGAGGAACCTGGGTGTTCCTGAACCTGAACATGTATTAACTCACTGTGTTTCAggggcttcccccacccccaactGTAAAACACCTCGACCATCACTTGGACCAAGGGACGTGGGAATTGCACCAACCAAGTCTGTGCTGGATCCTCAGGGTGAGACTGCATCTTTCTACTCtgattctttcttttcccttatacattttcttaagtgttatttttatgctttctaTCACTATAGACAGGAACCAAAACTGCTCCAAACCTGCTTTATATGGCAACCAAAGTATTCTAAACTAAACTCTACTATTTATAGTTATAACCACCAATCATTCACCGTCCTTTAACTCTAATCTGCCCCAAGGCATCAATTAACAAGAACCTGGGTCACCCTCTTCCTCAGTGGGGGTCGGGACAGGCATTGGACATGGGGAGGTTTCTGGCAGCTCCTCACAGAACCCAGCCCTGGAgtccccctgctaccaaaacctggcaaACCCAATACACTGCCCAGCATGGATCACTTGGAATGTGGGTCagcaggtctgtgcccaacaTGGGTCCTTTGATGGttgatggagttggagcagcggaCGAAGCTCTTCCTGCAATCAGGGCACTTGCAGGGCTtctcttactggtgggtccgttggtgtttggtcaaggtaGAGCTGTGGGAGAAGCTCTTTTCACACTCgtcacacttgtagggcctctccccgctgtggatgtgCCGGTGCCTGATgaggtgggagctctggttgaagctcttcccgcagtcggtgcagcagaagggcctCTCCCCCGTGTGTGTCCGCTGATGCTTGAGGAGATTcgagctggtctgaaacctcttcccacattccccacacttgtagggccgttccccagtgtggatcttCTGGTGGCGGATGAGGGTGGAGCTGTCGCTAAAACTCTTCCTGCATTCCAAGCACGTGTAGGGCCGCTCTCCGCTGTGCACccgctggtgggtgaggaggctggaaatgcggctgaagctcttcccacattcacATGGatagggtcgttccccagtaTGGATCTGCTGGTGGTGGATCAGGTGGGAACTCTgtctgaagctcttcccacattccccacacatgtaaggctgttccccagtgtggatgcgctggtggctgaggagatTGGAGCTCTTtatgaagcttttcccacattcctcacacttgtagggccgttccccagtgtggatcttctggtgggtgaggaggtaggagctgtcactgaagcttttcccacattccaagcacttgaagggtcgctccccggtgtggatgatCTGGTGGAtgatcaggtgggagctgcggctgaagctcttcccacatttcccacacttgtagggccgcTCTCCAGTGTGGATATGCTGGTGTCGTCTCAGGGTTGACCTCTcgatgaagctcttcccacattccaagcacttgtagggtcgTTTCTCAGTGTGGATCTTCTGGTGTCTGCTCAGGGTGGAgttgtcactgaagctcttcccacatttcccacatgtgtagggacgttctccagtgtggatgtgctgatgggcaaggaggttggagctctgTCTGAAGcacttcccacattccaagcacttgtagggccgtttCTCAGTGTGGATCTTCTGGTGTctgctcagggcagagctgtcactgaagctcttcccacatttcccacatGTGTAAGGACGTTCTCCGGTGTGGGTGCGCTGGTGGGAAAGGAGGTgagagctctgcctgaagcacTTCCCACACTCCAAACACTTCAAGAGTTTCTCCCTGGTGTGAAACTGCTCATGGACCTCCAGGTtggagctctggctcaagctccggccaccttcccggcacagggtggctctttcctcctgggagcaccctgggctggctttggagaccctcctcctggggtaccttcgtggctttccctccccgctgccttcctgcgccgtggagcccttcaaaacggcctctcccaccaggctctgccggggggatttgtcctccaggctctccgtcctcagctcggggcctggggcaggagggaagaagacagggaggggatttgcctccggcccagagggaaggccaaggacatccccccaactccggccccggcaggacggcggcggcagcggggttgtcctgcagccgggggtgatgctcagctgggagatacaggacaagacaggggcaaaggggcactgacttcctcctcacctgcctgggggtcctggggcatcttcctcttcctcacagtcTTCTCCTCCATCTGGccaaggtttgggaaggagaaatcctgctgtGGGGGGAATAACAAGCAGGATTTGGTTGTGTGAGTGCGTTTGGTTGGGGGTttctcctgcccaagtccatctctagaagtcACTGGGCATCTTGTGACCATAAAACCTCCAAAACATCAAGATTCAGCCTAAGAAACCTCAGAAACATTTAGATTAATCCCCCAAAACTGCAGAAGAACAAGTTTCAGTTGAAAACAAAAGTCCCAGGAGCTCTCCCTCTCTGGACTCTCAGTTTTGGGGTTCTGCGGGTCcccctgttctgtgctgttgggGGTCCTCTCTCCCGAGTCCTGCTTACCAATTGCAGGGGTGTCCCATGGGATTATTCTCCCCTGACTCTCTGTTTTGGGGTGCCAGGAAACCCGGAGGTCCCCCCTCTCTAATTTCTCAGCTCTATTGTTCCAGGGACCTCAGGGGTCCCCCTGTCCAGGCTCCCTCCTTGTCCAGCCTTACAGGAGACCCATCTTCGGGATCCCgccccctccaggctgccgtgggtcccccagctccgctctcgccccgctccgctctccccactccaggggttcctcccccccacccccggctCTCCCGAGGGGTCCCCAAACCCGCTGGGTCGTGTCCGTCCGTcccccccggcccagccccCCCCGCCGGTACCGGGGGAcagcggaggcggcggggcctgacccgGGATCACCGACCCCCACCGCgggggggacccgcatccccccgcccaGCGCCGGGAACCCACACCgggacccccaaaaacaccTCCCGGGGATCCTCGATATCCCCCCAAGGGGCATTTGgggctcagctttggggtccTGCAAGATCCAAACATTCACCCCCCTGCCCGCCATGAACAAAAAACAACGAACCAACCAACCAAGATTTTTGGGACGAGCTCCTTCTTCCCAGGAACGtgcgggacggggcggggcgaTCCTCTCTcgtttccttttcctcctttatcCCCTCCCGTTCCTCCCGCTCCGCCTTTTCCTGTTCCGTCCCTGCGGCCGcggagctctcgggtgagcgggggggacacggtgggaaaggggggaagagagggggaaaagaggggatgggacccccaaactgagcgCGAGGGGCGGTGGGTCActcccaaagggagctgggaaggagccggggtttggggggacggtgggaaaggggtgggagagggggaataAGGGGAGGTGGGACGGCGGGAAAGGGCTTCCCTTGGGGTCCCTTCGTggcccagcagagccccccaATCCCCGCCGTGCCCCCCAAAGCTCGGTGCGGGGGTGGGATAGAACAGGAGAGCCGGGCTGGGCCCGGGAAAGGCCGGGAAGGGAAGCAGGAATGGCCCCGGGGCTTGGATGCCGCGTTGGTGCTGCCGCGGGGCTGGGCCGGAGCTGGGAAACGGGGCCGGgcaagagaggagagagaaagtgCTGCGGGACTCCAGAGCCGAGCCCCGAAtgtctgggggggctctgggtttgtggggttttgagGGAGAGGATGTTTGGGTGTTGCAggaccccaaagctgagccgcaaatgcGCCTTGGGGGGCTATCGGGGGTCCCCGGGAggtgtttttgggggtcccGGTGTGGGTTCCCGGCGGTAGGTggggggatgcgggtcccccccGCGGTGGGGTcggtgttgctgggtcaggcccttGGTTGCCAGCCCGGAGCACGGAGAGGGGGGAGCCCTGGTAGCCCGAGAGGGGGATCCGGGAGAGGGGGGACCCTCGGGCCCCCAAAgtggagagagcagagagggggaagtGCTGGGAGGGTTATTTTGGGCTGAGTcttgggggtgcaggggggacacagtgctggggaagggggttCCCGGGGGTCCCAGGGCCACGGAAAGGGGGGTGCAGTGAttggagaggtgggatgggatgtcAGTGGAGGTCCAGGGGTCCTCGGTGTCAGGGAAAGGGGGAGTCACAGGGTAGGGGGACACAGAATGACAGGAAAAGGGGTTCAGGGGGTTCCTCAGTGTTCAAAACACAGGGGTCTGGGGTTTCAGAAAGGCAGGAACGGGAGTCCAGGGGGTCCCAGGATCAAGGAAAAGGGAgacctgggggctgggagaggcggGATGGCAGGGAAAGGGGGTACAGGGGGTTATTGGTGCAGGATAAGTGGGTTAAGGGGGGTTCCTGAGCCCAGGAATGGGGGCTCAAGGGGGGTCCCAGAATCAAGGAGAAAGTGAGAATGTAGGGACTGGCACTAGAGTGGGTCTAGAGGGTCCCTGTGCCCAAGAAAGGGGGGTCCAGGGGCCTCCAGTGTCAAGGAAGGGTGGTTCATTGGGTGGGGAGACCTGGGAtgtgcaggaagggggttcACGGAGTACTGGGATTTGAGGAAAGGAGGGGTTGGGgactgggagaggcaggaatgGGGGTTCATGGCATTCCAGGGTCAAGGAAAAGGGATGGTCTGAGGTCTTGGAGAGGTGAGATGATGGGGAATGGGGCTGCAGGTGGTCATGGATCTGCagaagggggtgcaggggggccTCAGTGTATGGAAATGGGTGATTCAGGGAGTGCCAGGAAAGGGGGAGCACAGGGGTCTAGGAGTCAAAGAAAGTGGGGTCTGGAAAACCAGGAATGGCTGAGCAGGGCGTCCCAGTGCCCAGCaaaagggggtgcagggggatcCCAATAATAatagggaagagaaggagggaacaaTGGGATGAGGCTCCTAAGTGCTGATTTCCAGGGGCAGGAAGgtggggagagggcagggaagTGCCCCCAGGGAAAGGGATCCCTGAGCGGATCTGCTGGTCAGGGCCAGAGTGGGAACTGGGAACAAGGATTTTGGGAATGCAGAGCAGTGGGAGGGGGGGTtgccctctccctcctgcccatcctgcacttcccagagcccaggcatgCCAAGTTGCCCCCAGTGACCCAGTCACTGCCAGTTGATCCCACTTACTGCCAGTGTCAGTCATCcccagacactcccagtatgaccccacTATGGGCCCTGTTGCTCCCAGAATGATCCCACTTGCCCCAGTTGTGGTCCCAGTCCCCCCAGTATGGTTCCAGTATCTTCCAGTTGATCCCAGCTGGGTCCCAATCTGTCCCCAGTTGGTTCCCAGTGTTGGCCCTGTAGGTCCCAATAACCCACCATAAGGTTCCGTTCACACACCCTGTAatcccagtgtgatcccagccactcccagtatAGTTCCAGTCACTTCCAGTACGatcccagtcattcccagtgTGATTCCAGTTGCCCCTGAcatggtcccagttgcttcCTGTCAacaccagtatgatcccagtcaacGCCAGCATGAGCCCAGTtgcttccagtcactcccagtatgatcccagttgcctaCAGTGTGTGgccacttgctcccagtattAACCCAGTCACTCCTAGTATGATGCTTTTAGGGGTAGGTGCAATTGTGCAAGAATTTGTAATGGAAATCTAGAACTTGTTTTGCttagaaaaactgcaaaatgcCTTTTCAAACGGGttagatgggtttttttccctcctgtgtttcagagaAAGTTGCAGGGAAGGTGTGAgcagctctctctctctgtggtATACAGAAAGATGACATGTTTGCAGACATGTACAAGGCCTCctggggccggggggggggagagagggaagataCAAGAAGCCTTGGAGAAGGTGGGGCATGGCCTTCTTCCCCTGAAAGGTCTGATGTGCTGCATCATAAAAGTGTTtcttgcatctgaaataaacctttttttaatccttccactgccttggtGTTCTTGGGAAGAATACCTGCATATGTTTACGTTACAATGCTTTTTACTCCCAGTTCCTCGCAGTCCCCCCCAGTATGATCTCAGTCACTCCCAGCATGATCTCAggtgctcccagtatatcccagttgcccccaacaGGGTCCCAATTGCACCCAGCATATTCCTAGCCACtgccagtatgatcccagtcactcgcagtatgatcccagttgcccccagcacggtcccagttgctccctgttcctcccagttGCCAGTTTCACCCAGTTGCCACTAGCATAGTCCCAGTCACTGCTaatatgatcccagttgctcccagtatatcccagttgtcCCCAACAGAATCCTGATTGCCCCCAGGATGCTCCTTGTCACTCTCAGTATGAGTCtactatgatcccagtcaccctTAGCGtgatcccagtgtcccccagtaTGGGCCTAGCTgctcccagtgtgatcccagtatggtcccaaTTGCCCCCAGCATGGTTTCAGTTGCTTCCCATTcctcccactgtgatcccagttGAACACAGTTGCCCCTAATATAGTCCCAGTGTGAccccagtctctcccagcatggtcccagtcaCCCCTAGTATGGTTACAGACACTCTCCATATGATCCCAGTGTagcccagtctctcccagtatgatctcaggatgatcccagtgtagcccagtcactcccaggatgatctcaggatgatcccagtgtagcccagtcactcccaggatgatctcaggatgatcccagtgtagcccagtcactcccaggatgatcccagtgtagcccagtcactcccaggatgatctcaggatgatcccagtgtagcccagttgctcccaggatgagCCCAAAGCTCCTGGAACACCTGGAGGACCCACCCAGAGAAGGGTCCTTCCAggttctgcagctgcagaagagCCCCCAGGAGCCAAggtccccccagagcccccccaggcaggagaaggtggTGACAACTCTCTGGCCCCAGGAGTGCAGGAGTGTGTCCAGCCCAACCCCCCAGCAAGGGGCTCCCACAAcccttcaacacctccagggatggggagctcACTGCAGATATCTTGGGAGAGTCtcattttgggttttgggggtggagGTTTGGAGCTTGGGGAACTCCAGAGCTGAGTCCCAAATCTCCCTTGGGGGGATATTGAGCAGTTCTCAGgaagtgggttttttgggggggttttggtgGCGGCTGCCAGATTATGCCAATGGttggaatttaaggaattacagagctgtgattgaaccacttttgtcctgcaggttttaatgatggaaaatcaggTATATAAAATGAACTATTCATTATTACAATTGAACAGACAAAagattttaatcagaattatttactacacaatataaaTGTTAAAACTACGAGTAGTATAGTATAAGGTTGTTGAAACAATTATACTAAAGCtggcaaaaaagaaataattattaagtagagattgatgTGACTCACCCAGACCAACACTTGTGGGgaaatctctgctctcagcctccaggAGTGACCTTTGAGGGGGTCTCCAGCCAAGGGAGGAACCTCCACTCATACACCCCAAGAGGGGttatgttggaagaacctgcccctgggaaaagggactGGAACTTTACAGTATAAAGTGATGGACTGACagcccttggactccaggggttgcctcaccatcaggatgttaattcagggttgaacccagactggttccaacatctcctggcctggcctgggcccctctcagctcagcactgatacatttgcaaatagggcattgtcttggtcccattccaggggggaatgtcctgccacagtgtcccagtgtgcctgtaattccatcctgccctgcagtgtcacaatggtcccttgattccacaacttccccaaatgtttccaggttcctttggttccatgaggcccccatgtcacaaaggcccctggattccaggagtttccacagtgtctcagggtcccttttttccaggaggccctgcaggctcccaattgtcccttgattgcaggaggttcccaaatgtctcagggttctttggttccaggaggccctgcagtgtcaccttggtcccttcattccatgcaggcccaggcagaggaaccccagcacggagcccccgacccccgtcagcatcttggggggcggCGTCCGACGGCAGCTCGGGGTGGGTGGgcagctgggggcaactgggatatactgggag
This Pseudopipra pipra isolate bDixPip1 chromosome W, bDixPip1.hap1, whole genome shotgun sequence DNA region includes the following protein-coding sequences:
- the LOC135406018 gene encoding zinc finger protein OZF-like: MEEKTVRKRKMPQDPQAGPELRTESLEDKSPRQSLVGEAVLKGSTAQEGSGEGKPRRYPRRRVSKASPGCSQEERATLCREGGRSLSQSSNLEVHEQFHTREKLLKCLECGKCFRQSSHLLSHQRTHTGERPYTCGKCGKSFSDSSALSRHQKIHTEKRPYKCLECGKCFRQSSNLLAHQHIHTGERPYTCGKCGKSFSDNSTLSRHQKIHTEKRPYKCLECGKSFIERSTLRRHQHIHTGERPYKCGKCGKSFSRSSHLIIHQIIHTGERPFKCLECGKSFSDSSYLLTHQKIHTGERPYKCEECGKSFIKSSNLLSHQRIHTGEQPYMCGECGKSFRQSSHLIHHQQIHTGERPYPCECGKSFSRISSLLTHQRVHSGERPYTCLECRKSFSDSSTLIRHQKIHTGERPYKCGECGKRFQTSSNLLKHQRTHTGERPFCCTDCGKSFNQSSHLIRHRHIHSGERPYKCDECEKSFSHSSTLTKHQRTHQ